A window from Nitrospira sp. ND1 encodes these proteins:
- the rpoN gene encoding RNA polymerase factor sigma-54: MKLRLDLRLSQKLIMTPQLQQAIKLLQLSRLELQQSLQQHLMENPLLDELATETEESEETATAEREQPDTSTTVSSEVRGEGDDKPAESGENAEEFSASSWEDYFDTDMRRGETEYSSSSKEEFPSYEQTVAKSTSLEDHLVWQLSLSGLSDREKAIGRLIIGNLDDDGYLRISLDELVAGTSYSVADAESVLKDVQGFDPNGVAARDLSECLLLQLKFLGRSQIGSLGSRPGVLKGTVLESIVLHHLKDLEKKQYNRIAKALNISMDDVFEATRIIEGLEPKPGRPFSNTQNYAIVPDVFVVKNEGVWEVLLNDDGLPRMRISPYYKQLMSSGQSGSAETKAYLDDKLRAAQWVIRSIEQRNKTIVKVVSSIVKFQEGFFERGIQHLKPLVLKQVAEDIGMHESTISRVTANKYMYCPQGMLELKFFFNAGLQRADQPTDMLSSLTVREMIRQMVAAEDARKPLKDEEIAARLRTQQVLIARRTVAKYRAEDNIPSATQRRKFF, encoded by the coding sequence ATGAAGCTGCGACTGGATCTCAGGCTCAGTCAAAAACTGATTATGACGCCGCAATTGCAGCAGGCGATCAAATTGCTGCAACTGTCTCGTTTGGAGCTTCAGCAAAGTCTGCAGCAGCACCTCATGGAAAATCCGTTGTTGGATGAATTGGCGACGGAGACGGAAGAAAGTGAGGAGACGGCGACGGCGGAGCGAGAACAGCCCGATACGTCGACCACCGTATCCAGTGAAGTGCGAGGAGAGGGCGACGATAAGCCTGCCGAAAGCGGGGAAAACGCCGAGGAATTTTCGGCCTCCAGCTGGGAAGATTACTTCGATACGGATATGCGTCGCGGTGAAACCGAGTACAGCTCTTCTTCGAAGGAAGAGTTCCCCTCCTATGAACAAACCGTGGCGAAGTCGACATCGTTGGAAGATCACCTTGTCTGGCAGTTGTCGTTATCGGGCCTTTCGGATCGAGAAAAAGCGATCGGACGCCTGATCATCGGAAATCTGGACGACGACGGGTATCTCCGGATCAGCTTGGATGAGCTGGTCGCCGGCACGAGCTATTCGGTGGCGGACGCTGAGTCGGTGTTGAAAGATGTTCAGGGATTCGATCCAAATGGTGTGGCGGCACGGGACTTATCCGAATGTCTGTTGCTTCAACTGAAGTTTTTGGGCCGGAGCCAGATTGGCTCCTTAGGGTCGCGCCCGGGAGTGCTGAAGGGGACGGTGTTGGAATCCATCGTGCTCCACCATCTGAAGGATCTGGAGAAGAAACAGTACAACCGCATCGCGAAGGCGCTGAATATTTCGATGGACGACGTTTTTGAAGCGACCCGGATTATCGAAGGGTTGGAACCGAAGCCTGGACGCCCCTTCTCCAATACGCAGAATTACGCCATCGTCCCGGATGTCTTTGTCGTCAAGAACGAAGGGGTGTGGGAAGTATTACTCAATGACGACGGCCTGCCGCGCATGCGGATCAGTCCGTACTACAAGCAGTTGATGTCGTCAGGGCAATCGGGGTCGGCGGAGACCAAGGCCTATCTGGACGACAAGTTGCGGGCGGCGCAGTGGGTGATTCGGAGCATCGAACAGCGCAACAAGACCATTGTGAAGGTCGTGTCGAGTATCGTGAAGTTTCAAGAAGGCTTTTTCGAGCGCGGGATCCAGCATTTGAAACCGTTGGTTCTCAAGCAAGTTGCCGAGGATATCGGGATGCACGAATCGACGATCAGCCGGGTGACGGCCAATAAATATATGTATTGTCCGCAGGGGATGTTGGAGTTGAAATTTTTCTTTAACGCCGGGCTTCAGCGCGCGGATCAGCCGACGGACATGCTGTCGTCCCTCACGGTACGCGAAATGATCCGGCAAATGGTTGCGGCGGAAGACGCGCGTAAGCCTCTCAAAGATGAGGAGATCGCCGCGCGGCTGCGGACGCAGCAAGTGCTGATCGCCCGTCGTACCGTTGCGAAGTATCGTGCGGAGGACAACATTCCCTCCGCCACCCAACGCAGGAAGTTTTTCTAA
- the pilM gene encoding type IV pilus assembly protein PilM: MLASLKNLADMEFLSMFSPQRQLLGLDIGSSSIKLVQIKEHRGRYTLQKFAVKELEPEVIVDGTVMDEGRVVSAIKELLAEQNIKLKQVAISISGHAVIVKKISLPPMPDEELDAQVKLSAEQYIPFDINEVNLDFHVLPPSENPDEQSEMSIVLVAAKKDKINELTELVKAAGLSPVVMDVDAFAVENMYGVTSPATQDDTTILVNIGASVMNVNIVGGGVSLFTRDIPLGGNRYSEAVQREMGVSFEEAEQLKKSDRDDDHTLASVMESVNAEVASEIARTIDYFKTTSSESEIARVLLFGGGAKVKGLAQQLRDRMHVEVEIANPFNEIDTSQCDVDPDQLTEMGPLAAVGVGLALRTVGDR; this comes from the coding sequence ATGCTGGCTTCACTGAAAAATCTGGCGGATATGGAATTTCTCTCGATGTTTTCTCCGCAGCGGCAGTTGCTGGGGCTCGACATCGGTTCGAGCAGCATCAAACTGGTGCAGATCAAGGAACACCGGGGCCGGTATACGTTGCAGAAGTTTGCCGTCAAGGAATTGGAGCCTGAAGTGATCGTGGACGGCACGGTCATGGACGAAGGGCGTGTCGTGTCGGCCATCAAGGAATTGTTGGCCGAACAGAATATCAAATTGAAGCAGGTCGCCATCTCCATCTCCGGCCATGCGGTCATTGTGAAGAAAATTTCCCTACCGCCGATGCCCGATGAGGAGCTCGATGCACAGGTGAAACTGTCTGCCGAACAGTACATTCCCTTCGACATCAATGAAGTGAACCTGGACTTTCATGTCTTACCCCCGTCGGAGAATCCGGACGAGCAGAGCGAAATGTCGATTGTGCTGGTCGCGGCGAAAAAGGACAAGATCAACGAATTGACCGAACTGGTGAAGGCGGCCGGACTGAGTCCGGTCGTGATGGATGTCGACGCATTTGCGGTGGAGAACATGTATGGCGTGACCTCGCCCGCCACGCAAGACGACACCACGATTCTGGTGAACATCGGGGCCAGCGTGATGAACGTGAATATCGTGGGAGGGGGAGTCTCCCTCTTTACTCGCGATATTCCCTTGGGAGGGAACCGGTATTCCGAGGCCGTGCAGCGGGAGATGGGCGTCTCGTTCGAAGAGGCGGAGCAACTCAAGAAAAGCGACCGAGACGACGATCATACACTAGCATCGGTCATGGAGAGTGTGAATGCGGAAGTGGCGTCGGAGATCGCCCGCACGATCGATTACTTCAAGACGACCTCTTCGGAGAGCGAAATTGCGCGGGTCTTGCTGTTCGGCGGGGGAGCTAAGGTCAAGGGCCTGGCTCAACAGCTTCGCGATCGCATGCACGTCGAGGTGGAAATCGCGAATCCCTTTAATGAGATCGACACTTCGCAGTGCGACGTCGATCCCGATCAGTTGACCGAAATGGGGCCGCTTGCGGCGGTGGGGGTAGGCCTCGCGCTCCGGACGGTGGGGGACCGATGA
- a CDS encoding DNA-directed RNA polymerase subunit alpha: protein MIKAMKDFQIPMRVEVDKDTLSPTFGRFTTEAFERGFGTTVGNSLRRVLLSSLTGAAVTTVKIEGVLHEFSTIPGVTEDVTSIILNVKSLRLALQGDKPKTIRLKKKGPGEAKGSDITHDGDVTILTPDLHIATLDKDASLDLEMTIKHGRGFVPAERNKEEGLPIGVIAVDSIFSPIKRVNFHVENARVGRMTDYDKLTLEIWTDGTISPRDALSNAAGILREHLDIFINPEERSDAKPAAGSEDLSDEVNKNLYRSVNELELSVRAANCLKNANIKTIADLVQKTEAEMLKTKNFGKKSLNEIKEILTEMGLSLGMKVDALPSGDAGVRSE, encoded by the coding sequence ATGATTAAAGCGATGAAAGACTTTCAGATCCCCATGCGGGTGGAAGTCGACAAGGACACTCTTTCCCCGACATTCGGCAGATTTACGACCGAGGCATTTGAGCGAGGATTTGGCACCACGGTGGGGAACTCCCTGCGTCGTGTGTTGCTGTCTTCTTTGACGGGGGCTGCGGTAACCACCGTCAAGATCGAAGGAGTGTTGCACGAATTCTCCACGATTCCTGGCGTGACAGAAGATGTCACATCCATTATTTTGAATGTGAAAAGCCTGCGGTTGGCGTTGCAGGGCGACAAGCCAAAGACCATCCGGCTCAAGAAAAAAGGGCCTGGGGAAGCGAAGGGCTCTGATATTACGCACGATGGGGATGTCACGATTCTCACTCCTGATCTGCATATTGCGACTCTGGATAAAGATGCCTCGCTAGATTTGGAAATGACGATCAAGCATGGCCGTGGATTTGTGCCGGCTGAACGAAATAAAGAAGAAGGATTGCCCATCGGGGTGATCGCCGTGGACTCGATTTTCTCCCCGATCAAGCGGGTGAATTTCCATGTCGAGAACGCGCGTGTGGGTCGTATGACCGACTATGACAAGCTGACGCTTGAAATTTGGACGGACGGCACGATTTCTCCGCGTGACGCGTTGTCCAACGCGGCAGGCATCCTCCGCGAACATTTGGATATCTTCATTAATCCTGAAGAGCGCTCTGATGCGAAACCGGCTGCGGGCAGTGAAGATTTGTCGGATGAAGTGAATAAGAATCTTTATCGCAGCGTGAATGAGTTGGAATTGTCCGTTCGGGCAGCCAATTGCCTGAAGAATGCCAATATCAAGACGATTGCCGACTTGGTGCAAAAAACAGAAGCAGAAATGTTGAAGACCAAGAATTTCGGAAAAAAATCCCTCAACGAAATCAAGGAAATCCTGACCGAAATGGGACTGAGCCTTGGAATGAAAGTCGACGCCTTGCCGTCAGGCGACGCGGGCGTACGTTCAGAGTAA
- a CDS encoding LptA/OstA family protein, which produces MWCLLLSGVALQTLPWAHGAEPSVAKESTSHPAPTTITSRTMTVSNQANTAIFDGAVVLTRGLLVVHSDHMVVSFHPNRNGADSKNANGTTKPKNNSSANKPEPQGQDAAPAVSERSIRMVEATGRVRIEKEDGRATCQKAVYYEDEKKIILTGDPVAWQKGTRVSGKRIIMFLDEDRSVVEGDSQVVIEGESGGKR; this is translated from the coding sequence ATGTGGTGCCTGCTTCTTAGCGGCGTTGCGCTGCAGACCCTTCCCTGGGCGCATGGGGCAGAGCCAAGCGTTGCGAAAGAGTCGACTTCCCATCCTGCACCGACGACGATTACGTCTCGCACCATGACGGTCAGTAATCAGGCAAATACCGCGATTTTTGACGGGGCGGTTGTCTTGACTCGTGGCCTGCTGGTGGTGCATTCGGATCATATGGTGGTCTCGTTTCATCCCAACCGCAATGGGGCCGACAGCAAGAATGCTAACGGTACAACCAAGCCGAAGAACAATTCGAGTGCGAACAAGCCGGAACCACAAGGGCAGGATGCGGCACCCGCGGTCTCGGAGCGCAGTATTCGGATGGTCGAAGCGACGGGCCGAGTGAGAATTGAGAAAGAAGATGGGCGCGCGACCTGCCAGAAGGCCGTGTACTACGAAGATGAAAAGAAAATCATTCTGACAGGTGATCCGGTGGCTTGGCAGAAGGGGACGCGCGTATCCGGCAAGCGGATCATTATGTTCCTGGACGAGGATCGCAGTGTGGTGGAGGGGGACTCTCAGGTGGTCATCGAGGGCGAAAGCGGTGGCAAGCGGTGA
- the lptB gene encoding LPS export ABC transporter ATP-binding protein, translated as MPDRLAANGLVKSFRGRKVVKGVSLDVQAGEVVGLLGPNGAGKTTIFDMMVGLCQPDEGTIALSGQEITDLPMYKRARRGIGYLPQESSVFRRLSVEHNILAILEMLGYSRSERMERVETLLKELDLVHIRKSKAYALSGGERRRLEITRALATSPSFMLLDEPFAGIDPIAVADIQQIIIRLKQRNIGVLITDHNVRETLSITDRAYIINEGTILEAGPPGVIEKSEMARAVYLGEGFRL; from the coding sequence ATGCCGGATCGCCTGGCTGCCAACGGCCTGGTGAAGAGTTTTCGCGGACGAAAAGTGGTCAAGGGTGTGTCGCTCGATGTGCAGGCCGGCGAAGTCGTCGGTCTTCTCGGGCCCAATGGAGCAGGAAAAACGACCATTTTCGACATGATGGTGGGACTGTGTCAGCCGGATGAAGGCACGATTGCCTTAAGCGGCCAAGAAATAACCGATTTGCCCATGTATAAACGGGCCCGGAGGGGCATCGGGTATTTGCCGCAGGAGTCGTCGGTGTTTCGCCGGCTGTCAGTGGAACACAATATCCTTGCGATTCTGGAGATGCTGGGCTATTCGAGAAGTGAGCGCATGGAGCGGGTCGAGACATTGCTCAAGGAACTGGATCTGGTGCATATTCGCAAAAGTAAGGCCTATGCCTTGTCGGGTGGAGAACGTCGACGTCTGGAGATCACGCGAGCATTAGCGACCAGCCCCTCATTCATGCTGCTGGATGAGCCTTTTGCCGGTATCGATCCCATTGCGGTGGCCGATATCCAGCAAATCATTATCCGGTTGAAGCAACGGAATATCGGCGTGTTGATTACGGACCACAATGTCCGGGAGACGTTGTCGATTACCGATCGAGCCTACATCATCAATGAAGGCACGATCCTGGAAGCGGGCCCGCCCGGGGTAATCGAGAAAAGTGAAATGGCCAGGGCCGTGTATTTGGGCGAAGGATTCCGCCTGTAG
- the hpf gene encoding ribosome hibernation-promoting factor, HPF/YfiA family, whose amino-acid sequence MRLMITGRHVAVTPALREYIETRMERLDRYGLKLGTLQILLSVEKFHHVAEVVGVVQSRRLQAKTSTEEMYASIDEVVDKLGAQLRKLKERKVNHKFGDQPRVRAVARKAPRAARNEVEVVRPTLEVLTVEEAVEALNSAKLAVLVFVNALSGTVQVLQRLPNGRVSLIDPTSDRARTAHGRA is encoded by the coding sequence ATGCGATTGATGATCACGGGTCGGCATGTGGCAGTCACTCCTGCTCTACGGGAGTATATCGAAACACGCATGGAACGGTTAGACCGCTACGGACTGAAGCTCGGGACCTTGCAGATTCTGCTCAGCGTGGAAAAGTTTCATCATGTGGCCGAAGTGGTGGGTGTCGTGCAGAGCCGGCGTTTGCAAGCGAAGACGTCGACCGAGGAAATGTATGCCTCGATCGATGAAGTCGTCGATAAACTCGGCGCCCAGTTGCGGAAATTGAAAGAGCGCAAGGTCAACCACAAATTCGGCGATCAACCACGTGTGCGGGCAGTCGCACGGAAGGCTCCACGGGCTGCGCGCAATGAGGTCGAAGTGGTTCGACCGACGCTCGAAGTGTTGACGGTGGAAGAGGCCGTTGAGGCGCTCAATTCTGCGAAGCTCGCGGTACTGGTCTTTGTGAATGCGCTGTCCGGCACGGTTCAGGTTCTCCAGCGCTTGCCGAATGGACGAGTGTCTCTGATCGATCCCACGAGCGACCGTGCTCGCACTGCTCATGGCCGCGCTTAA
- a CDS encoding MerR family transcriptional regulator, producing the protein MKKVSDVPKKKLYKTNEVCEMFDISRATLFRWEREGLITGPPRDWRNWRLYTAENVEQIRHVMGGGRKEVA; encoded by the coding sequence GTGAAGAAAGTCAGCGATGTCCCAAAAAAGAAATTGTATAAGACCAACGAGGTCTGCGAGATGTTCGACATCTCGCGCGCGACGTTATTTCGCTGGGAGCGTGAAGGATTGATCACCGGACCACCCCGCGACTGGCGAAATTGGCGTCTGTATACCGCCGAAAATGTCGAACAAATCAGGCACGTGATGGGTGGTGGACGAAAAGAGGTCGCGTAG
- the rapZ gene encoding RNase adapter RapZ: MAALNLVVISGLSGSGKSHALKAFEDAGYFCVDNLPPALLPTFVELCHQQGGEIKNVALGIDIRERVFFGDLAKVLGELKAQGHALQLVFLEAREEVLVRRFSESRRPHPLLPHMPVVEGVRFERERLSELRKHADRVIDTSNITVHELRELLIRQFRQETAARRMTISLVTFGYKFGVPYDIDLLFDVRFIRNPFFVPELKALTGEDARVQQYVLGDPAAGQFLEHLQGLFGFLIPLYERDQRSYLSIGIGCTGGRHRSVTMAVHLREQFAALGYDVSVTHRDMQKP; the protein is encoded by the coding sequence ATGGCCGCGCTTAATCTCGTCGTGATCAGCGGCCTTTCCGGATCTGGAAAGAGCCATGCCTTGAAAGCCTTCGAAGACGCGGGGTATTTCTGCGTCGACAATCTTCCGCCGGCCCTTCTTCCCACCTTTGTCGAGTTATGCCATCAGCAGGGCGGGGAGATTAAGAATGTCGCCCTGGGCATCGATATTCGCGAGCGAGTCTTTTTCGGGGATTTGGCGAAGGTCCTGGGCGAGCTAAAAGCGCAGGGACATGCGCTGCAACTCGTGTTTCTGGAAGCCCGAGAGGAAGTGCTGGTTCGCCGGTTTTCCGAGAGTCGCCGTCCGCATCCCTTGTTGCCGCACATGCCAGTCGTGGAAGGCGTGCGGTTCGAGCGTGAGCGCCTCAGCGAATTGCGGAAGCATGCCGACCGGGTTATCGACACCTCCAACATTACGGTGCATGAATTGCGCGAGTTGCTGATCCGGCAGTTCCGCCAGGAAACGGCCGCTCGCCGCATGACCATCTCACTGGTCACATTCGGGTACAAGTTCGGCGTGCCCTATGACATCGACCTGCTCTTCGACGTGCGTTTCATTCGCAATCCGTTCTTCGTGCCTGAGCTCAAAGCATTGACCGGGGAGGATGCTCGCGTACAGCAGTATGTATTGGGAGATCCCGCGGCCGGTCAATTTCTCGAACATCTGCAAGGCTTGTTCGGCTTTCTGATCCCGCTCTATGAGCGGGATCAGCGCAGCTACCTCAGCATCGGCATCGGTTGTACCGGAGGGCGTCATCGGTCTGTGACCATGGCGGTGCACCTCCGGGAACAATTTGCCGCCCTCGGTTATGATGTGTCCGTTACCCACCGCGACATGCAAAAACCCTAG
- the rplQ gene encoding 50S ribosomal protein L17 — protein MRHKKKGRQLGRQTKHRWALFRSLVTSLLEHERIETTEAKAKEVRGFTDRMITLGKEGGLPARRRALSFLRSKAVVAKLFSDVASRFRERPGGYTRIIRTRRRIGDAAEMVAIELVTRPEKPKAVPSTDVAVAEKKDTTEKTSAQAES, from the coding sequence GTGCGCCACAAAAAGAAGGGTCGACAGCTCGGACGTCAAACTAAACACCGATGGGCTCTGTTCCGGAGTCTGGTGACTTCGTTACTCGAACATGAGCGAATCGAAACGACGGAAGCCAAGGCCAAGGAAGTTCGTGGCTTTACCGATCGCATGATTACTCTTGGGAAAGAGGGGGGGCTTCCTGCCCGTCGCCGTGCTCTGAGCTTCTTGCGAAGCAAGGCGGTGGTGGCGAAGCTGTTCAGCGATGTTGCATCGCGCTTTCGTGAGCGCCCCGGAGGCTACACGCGTATCATCCGTACCCGTCGGCGGATCGGTGATGCCGCGGAGATGGTGGCCATTGAATTGGTGACCAGGCCGGAGAAGCCGAAGGCCGTGCCATCGACGGACGTCGCGGTCGCTGAGAAGAAAGATACGACAGAAAAGACTTCAGCCCAAGCAGAAAGCTAA
- the lptC gene encoding LPS export ABC transporter periplasmic protein LptC codes for MWERWIRRGLLALSVVLAAFLGYLLVTRSNPGSSSRSVVPVDTESADARIQDFTFTQTKGDLVQWKVQAEQARLFEKESRAILNNVQITMYGAQGKELTLSGDEGTLDTQTKNFQLSNRTTPIVVETQSGYTIQTNHLVWTDARHEIQTPDHVTINGHGLQVTGRGLLGKMDTEEFQVLDDVRVDVVPAS; via the coding sequence ATGTGGGAACGTTGGATTCGACGAGGCCTTCTAGCTCTGAGTGTGGTGCTTGCTGCCTTCCTTGGGTATTTGCTCGTCACACGCTCCAATCCTGGATCTTCGTCGCGTTCGGTCGTGCCGGTTGACACCGAATCGGCCGACGCCAGAATTCAAGACTTTACCTTCACCCAGACAAAAGGCGATCTTGTTCAGTGGAAAGTTCAAGCTGAACAGGCGCGTCTGTTTGAAAAGGAGAGCCGGGCAATACTGAATAATGTCCAAATTACCATGTACGGGGCTCAGGGAAAGGAACTGACCTTGTCCGGGGATGAGGGCACGCTTGATACACAGACCAAGAACTTTCAACTTTCCAACAGGACCACGCCGATTGTGGTTGAAACTCAAAGTGGCTATACCATTCAGACAAATCATCTTGTGTGGACTGATGCGCGGCATGAAATTCAAACTCCAGACCATGTCACGATTAACGGACATGGGTTGCAAGTCACCGGCAGGGGATTGCTGGGAAAAATGGACACAGAAGAGTTTCAGGTGTTGGACGACGTGCGCGTCGATGTGGTGCCTGCTTCTTAG